From a region of the Sesamum indicum cultivar Zhongzhi No. 13 linkage group LG3, S_indicum_v1.0, whole genome shotgun sequence genome:
- the LOC105158638 gene encoding dihydroxy-acid dehydratase, chloroplastic, translating to MQSSFLVSQPLSAFSLKTHSPPSSARPRATPSFTIRASTTTIETAAPQPPSATTQKLNKYSSRITEPKSQGGSQAILYGVGLSDEDMHKPQVGISSVWYEGNTCNMHLLKLAEAVKEGVKEAGMVGFRFNTIGVSDAISMGTRGMCYSLQSRDLIADSIETVMAAQWYDGNISIPGCDKNMPGTIMAMGRLNRPSIMVYGGTIKPGHFQGHTYDIVSAFQVYGEYVSGSVNDEQRMNVVRNSCPGAGACGGMYTANTMASAIETMGMTLPYSSSTPAEDPLKLDECRLAGKYLLDLIKMDLKPRDIITPKALRNAMVMVMALGGSTNAVLHLIAIARSVGLQLTLDDFQKVSDEVPFLADLKPSGKYVMEDVHKIGGTPAIIRHLLELGFLDGDCITVTGQTLAENAKLYPSLPEGQQIIRPLTNPIKETGHIQILYGNLAPEGSVAKITGKEGLYFSGPALVFEGEESMIAAISENPTSFKGKVVVIRGEGPKGGPGMPEMLTPTSAIMGAGLGKEVALLTDGRFSGGSHGYVVGHICPEAQEGGPLGLIENGDIITIDIQKRRMDVNLTDAELNERRKRWMPPPYKAERGVLYKYIKSVQSASNGCVTDE from the exons ATGCAGTCGTCTTTCTTAGTATCTCAGCCACTATCCGCCTTCTCTCTCAAAACCCATTCTCCACCATCTTCAGCTCGCCCCAGAGCAACCCCCTCGTTCACTATCCGtgcctccaccaccaccatagAAACCGCCGCCCCACAACCACCGTCAGCGACCACCCAAAAACTCAACAAGTACAGTTCAAGAATCACGGAGCCCAAGTCACAGGGCGGCTCCCAGGCGATTCTCTATGGCGTGGGTCTATCAGATGAGGACATGCACAAACCCCAAGTGGGGATTTCGTCGGTTTGGTATGAAGGGAACACTTGCAATATGCATTTGCTGAAGCTTGCGGAGGCTGTTAAGGAAGGTGTTAAGGAGGCTGGAATGGTGGGGTTTAGATTTAACACAATCGGTGTGAGTGATGCTATTTCGATGGGAACTAGAGGGATGTGTTATAGTTTGCAGTCAAGAGACTTGATTGCTGATAGCATTGAGACTGTCATGGCTGCTCAGTGGTATGATGGCAACATTTCCATTCCGGGTTGCGACAAAAAT ATGCCAGGCACAATAATGGCTATGGGACGACTGAACCGGCCAAGTATTATGGTTTACGGTGGAACAATTAAG CCTGGTCATTTTCAAGGTCACACATATGACATAGTATCTGCCTTCCAG GTTTATGGGGAGTATGTGAGTGGTTCAGTAAATGATGAACAAAGGATGAATGTAGTTCGTAATTCATGCCCTGGAGCCGGGGCATGCGGTGGAATGTATACGGCAAATACAATGGCTTCAGCTATTGAAACAATGGGAATGACTCTTCCTTACAG TTCTTCAACCCCTGCTGAAGATCCTCTCAAATTGGATGAATGCCGCCTTGCCGGGAAATATCTGCTAGATTTGATTAAAATGGACTTGAAACCACGGGACATCATCACTCCGAAAGCCCTACGTAATGCAATGGTCATGGTCATGGCACTTGGTGGATCTACCAATGCAGTTTTACATTTAATTGCGATTGCTAG GTCCGTTGGTCTGCAGTTAACTCTTGATGATTTCCAAAAGGTCAGCGATGAGGTACCTTTCCTTGCAGATCTTAAACCTAGTGGAAAGTATGTGATGGAGGATGTACACAAG ATTGGAGGTACTCCTGCAATCATTCGCCATTTGTTGGAGCTTGGGTTTTTAGATGGAGATTGTATTACAG TTACGGGACAAACTTTGGCTGAAAACGCGAAGTTATATCCATCGCTGCCGGAAGGTCAG CAAATAATTAGACCCTTGACAAACCCAATCAAAGAAACCGGTCACATTCAGATATTATACGGCAACCTAGCACCTGAAGGTTCTGTTGCAAAGATCACAGGGAAAGAAGGGTTATACTTCTCAG gCCCTGCACTTGTATTTGAAGGAGAGGAATCTATGATTGCAGCTATCTCTGAAAACCCAACGAGTTTTAAG GGAAAAGTAGTCGTTATTAGAGGAGAGGGGCCCAAAGGGGGACCAGGTATGCCTGAAATGCTGACCCCAACAAGTGCAATAATGGGGGCCGGGCTTGGCAAG GAAGTTGCGCTGCTAACAGATGGAAGGTTTTCTGGAGGTTCACATGGATATGTGGTCGGCCACATCTGCCCTGAGGCACAG GAAGGGGGTCCACTTGGTCTGATCGAGAATGGGGACATTATTACCATAGATATTCAAAAGAGGAGAATGGACGTAAATCTAACTGACGCAGAGCTGAACGAGCGCAGAAAGCGGTGGATGCCACCACCTTACAAGGCTGAGCGAGGAGTTCTTTACAAG TATATTAAGAGCGTGCAGTCGGCCTCAAATGGATGTGTTACTGATGAATAA